The sequence CCAGCATGAATACCGGATTGTTAGATCCAGCCCTTCTGATTCCCTGGATAATGCGACCCGGAAGCGCCCCGACATAGGTACGCCTGTGGCCTCTGATCTCTGCCTCGTCTCTTACACCCCCCAGTGAAATACGAAAAAATTTACGCCCTAAAGCACGGGCAATGGAACGACCCAGGGATGTCTTGCCGGTGCCCGGAGGGCCGGCAAAACATAAAATGGGTCCTTTTGAATCCGGTTTCAGCTTTCTGACAGCCAGATATTCTATGATACGTTTTTTTGGTTTTTCCAGACCGTAATGATCTTCGTCAAGGATTTTTCTTGCTTCTTTTATATTCAAATTGTCCGTTGTACTGTCGTGCCAGGGAAGCGATGTGATCCAATCAAGGTATGTGGAAGCTACCGTATATTCTGCCGAAGACGGATGCATACGGGAAAGGCGGTTCAGTTCACGCTCAGCTTCTTTTTTTGCTTCCTCGGGCAGGTCTTTTTCTTCAATTTTTGCTTTATAATCTTCGGTTTCAACAGTTGCCTCATCCTTTTCGCCGAGTTCTTCTTTAATTGCTTTCAGTTGCTGCCGAAGATAATACTCTCTTTGCGTTTTATCCATATCCCCTTTGACCTGAGATTGGATCTTACTTCCCAGCTCAAGGATGTCTATCTGGTGGTTGGCCAGCCGGGTCACTTGCTTTAACCTTTTTTTCGCATCAATAATTTCCAGTACCTTCTGTTTTTCCTCAGGAGAAGAATTAACGGTGGATGCAACCATATCGGCCAGTATGCCTGGTTCCTGTATTGACCTGGACATCTCTCCAATCTCTTCGGGCAAACCTGGGGAAAGTTTGACGATTTTATTGAACAGGCCGACAAGGTTGGACATCAGGGCTTCAATCTCTTTGTCTTTTTTTACTTTGTCCTCCAGATTTTCGACCCTAGCCATAGAGTAAGGTTTTCCCTTTTCAAAAGACATCACTTTGAATCTGCTTAATCCCTGAACCAGCATGTGGGTCTTGTTCTCTTCGCTTTTCGCCATTTTAAGAATCAATGCGCTTGTACCCACTTCTGCTAAATCTTCTTCAGGTTTCACAGGCTCGTTTGTCTTTTTGTTAGAAAAAAGAAGGCCGATAATTCTATTTTTAGCCATAGCTTCATCGATGAGTTGAATCGATTCGTTTTGCAAAACCACAAGGGGCAAAACCATTTTAGGAAAAAGAACCGTATCAAAAAGAGGGAGTATGGGAATACTTTGGGGAATATCTTCGGTGCGAATATCGATTGATGAATTCTGCTGGGTCATGTTGCCTCCAAAAACAATCTATCCGTCTGATATAGGTATTTTGTGGGTCACATCCACAGGCAGTTTTGACAGTCTGATTTTGAGAAAACCATTGGAGTATGATGAAGTAACAAGTTCCGTATCTATCGGTGTCGGGAGAAACAGGATTCGTTCAAACTTTCCATACTGAATCTCAGCCAGCCGGTAGGTTGCATTTTTTACCAGTGGTACTTCGTGGCGTTCTCCGTAAATTCTAACAGCCTTGCTGCTGATTTCCACTTCCAGATTTTCTTTGTCCACCCCGGCAATTTCTGCTTGAATAATTATTTCTTGCGGAGTTTCATGAATATCCATATGGGGGCTCCAGGACCGTTCGGATGAGGTAAACATCGGACTCACCGGTCGCGGTCTGAACATCTCTTCAAAAGTTTTATCTAATTTTGAGGATAATTGATCAAAATCGTTGCCGAATCGTATTTTAATATAATCCATTTTCAGCTCCTGCAAATTAGGTGCTTTCGTTTTCTTATTTGAGCAATTTTAATAAAAAATAACACCGAAATATGTATTTGTAAAGGGAGTATATTGACAAGCTGTGGGTGGTGATTAAATTTCATTTTAACGAACATAACAGGAGGTACAATCATGACTATCGTAAAATGGGACCCTTTTAGGAATGTAGCGGCGTTGCAGGACCGTATCAACCGGATATTTGATGAATCCTTTTCCCGCACCGCTGATTTAAACGACGATATAAGTATGGGCGTCTGGAAACCTTCGGTGGATATTTACGAAACAGATGAAGCGATCATTTTAGTAGCAGAGCTTCCGGGAATCAAAAAGGAAGACGTTTCCGTTGAAATAAAAGACAATTTACTCACCCTGAAGGGAGAACGAATAGAAGATAAAGAGGTCGATGAAGAATGTTACTTTCGCAAAGAAAGATGTTTCGGAACGTTCAGCAGGACATTTAATCTTCAGCACCGCGTTCAACCTGATAAAATCAAGGCAAAGTTTAAAGACGGCATCCTTAAAGTGGAAGTTCCCAAACCTGAAGAAGAAAAACCCAAACAGATTACGGTAAATATTGAATGATTCATTGAGACCCTTGGGAAACGCCATATTACCAAAGGTCTAAACTCCTCAGAGATTCCTCGGTATTACCCGAAGCTGGACAAAAGGCTATGAACGTCGAACATCGAACGCCCAACGTCGAATTTTAAATAAGGTGTCCTACCAATTTATAAACCGGCGAAGCGACTTCATCCGCGCTAAGGCGTGGTTTAACCTTCGATGTTCGCCGTTCAAAAAAAGCTTTGCTCAGCCCTTCCATATTCTCTTATTAGAAATATTCATTTCCCTATCATCACCCCATTACAGAATAGTAATAAGTAGTGGATTCTTTCCCCAAGAGTTGGTATGGCATCAAGATCCCGACTTTCAAGTGAAATGCTTTACAATGTTTTTCTTTCTCTTATTGATGCTATCGAGTATGTTTGTCTATATCAACCACTAAAGCCTTTTAGCGCCTTTGGGACATAAACAATGAGTGAAAAACACCAGCGTTCATTAAAATACCTGATCGCCTCACAATACTTTTTGTATTTTGGTGTGCTGGGGATTTTTTTGCCCTATTTTAATCTATACTGCTATCACATCGGCTTTACCGGTTTTCAAATAGGAGCCCTTTCTGCCCTGAGATCGGTGACCCTGGTTTTATTTTCCCTGGCCTGGGGAGTTCTGGCAGACCGTTTCCAAATCAGAAGACCCATATACATATTGTGCAATATTGCCAGCGCTCTGATCTGGATTTTTTATCTTTTTAGCGAAAACTTCTGGGTAATGCTTTTCATTACCGCTTTTTATGGCATGTTCTATGCCCCGATCATATCCTTTCTGGAAGCCTTTTCCATGGACGTTCTCGGCAAAGAAAAGAAAAATTATGGAAGTCTGAGAATGTGGGGATCCATCAGTTTTATCATAGTCGTCATTTCACTGGGGAAAATCATCGATTTTTTCTCTGTCCGCTTAATACTTGTATTGATTCTGGCCGGTTCCCTGTTACAGGCATCCATTTCCGTTAAAATACCAAATATCAAAATTGCCAAAAAAGACCTTCTTTCACCGGATACAAAATCGCTGTTAAACACTCGGGTAATTATTTTTTTGTTTTGTGCCTTTTTAATGCTGGTCAGCCATGGGACCTACTACGGTTTCTTTTCCATACATCTGGAAAATCTGGGATACAGCAATACCTTCATAGGAATAACCTGGGCCCTGGCTTCAACAGCCGAAATAGTTGTAATGATTCAATCAGATAGAATATTTAAGGTCTTTTCACCTGAAAAAGTGCTTACTTTTTCATTTATAGTCGCCGCACTGAGATGGTGTATTCTCTTTTTTGCCACCTCCGAAACAATCATCCTTTTGTCACAGGTTTTACATGCGGTCACCTATGGCGCATTTCATATGGCAAGTATCCTTTACATCGATTCGCTGTCACCGGATAAAAACAAGACTTTGGGACAGGCAGTAAATAATGCCGCCACCTATGGACTCGGATTAATGGTTGGATTTTTCCTCAGCGGCTGGCTGTATGAAAATATGGATACGTCTTTTTTGTTCATCATCAGCAGCCTGATTGCCATGGCGGGAGGCATAATATTCCAGGCTTTTCGGGGTGCTGAGTGATCTGATCGGGATAGGGCTCTAATAATATGGCGG comes from Thermodesulfobacteriota bacterium and encodes:
- the lon gene encoding endopeptidase La; protein product: MTQQNSSIDIRTEDIPQSIPILPLFDTVLFPKMVLPLVVLQNESIQLIDEAMAKNRIIGLLFSNKKTNEPVKPEEDLAEVGTSALILKMAKSEENKTHMLVQGLSRFKVMSFEKGKPYSMARVENLEDKVKKDKEIEALMSNLVGLFNKIVKLSPGLPEEIGEMSRSIQEPGILADMVASTVNSSPEEKQKVLEIIDAKKRLKQVTRLANHQIDILELGSKIQSQVKGDMDKTQREYYLRQQLKAIKEELGEKDEATVETEDYKAKIEEKDLPEEAKKEAERELNRLSRMHPSSAEYTVASTYLDWITSLPWHDSTTDNLNIKEARKILDEDHYGLEKPKKRIIEYLAVRKLKPDSKGPILCFAGPPGTGKTSLGRSIARALGRKFFRISLGGVRDEAEIRGHRRTYVGALPGRIIQGIRRAGSNNPVFMLDEIDKVGSDFRGDPSSALLEVLDPEQNFSFSDHYLDVPFDLSKVMFITTANILDTIPPALRDRMEVLQLVGYTEDEKLKIANRYLIPRQRRAHGLKSGQISFTNGAVKRIITGYTREAGLRNLEREIASICRGVASSIAEGTVKSLSIKVGNVHKYLGPVRVMPETKVRTSTPGVAMGMAWTQAGGELLFIEATSMKGKKGLTLTGHLGDVMKESANAALSFIRSNTASLGIDDNFFENMDIHIHVPAGAIPKDGPSAGVTMLTALASLLTKKAIRKNLAMTGEITLRGQVLPVGGIKEKVLAAHRGGIKTIILPQWNQKDLEDIPKKVQKEIEFHFVEKMMDVLQIAFDNKNQHKTTNKKAS
- a CDS encoding Hsp20/alpha crystallin family protein, which encodes MDYIKIRFGNDFDQLSSKLDKTFEEMFRPRPVSPMFTSSERSWSPHMDIHETPQEIIIQAEIAGVDKENLEVEISSKAVRIYGERHEVPLVKNATYRLAEIQYGKFERILFLPTPIDTELVTSSYSNGFLKIRLSKLPVDVTHKIPISDG
- a CDS encoding Hsp20/alpha crystallin family protein, producing MTIVKWDPFRNVAALQDRINRIFDESFSRTADLNDDISMGVWKPSVDIYETDEAIILVAELPGIKKEDVSVEIKDNLLTLKGERIEDKEVDEECYFRKERCFGTFSRTFNLQHRVQPDKIKAKFKDGILKVEVPKPEEEKPKQITVNIE
- a CDS encoding MFS transporter; the encoded protein is MSEKHQRSLKYLIASQYFLYFGVLGIFLPYFNLYCYHIGFTGFQIGALSALRSVTLVLFSLAWGVLADRFQIRRPIYILCNIASALIWIFYLFSENFWVMLFITAFYGMFYAPIISFLEAFSMDVLGKEKKNYGSLRMWGSISFIIVVISLGKIIDFFSVRLILVLILAGSLLQASISVKIPNIKIAKKDLLSPDTKSLLNTRVIIFLFCAFLMLVSHGTYYGFFSIHLENLGYSNTFIGITWALASTAEIVVMIQSDRIFKVFSPEKVLTFSFIVAALRWCILFFATSETIILLSQVLHAVTYGAFHMASILYIDSLSPDKNKTLGQAVNNAATYGLGLMVGFFLSGWLYENMDTSFLFIISSLIAMAGGIIFQAFRGAE